The DNA sequence AGAGCTAATGATTTAGGTAAATGTCGAAATCCTGTTCCTCAAAAGttcatgttaatgttttttGGAATAGTATATGATTTTGATCAATTTGTTTCTGCTGttccagtttttaaaaacaataaatgagtGTAAACAGTCCATTTCAGAATATTTTGAGGTctgaaaatagatttattttccCAATGATGCAGTGTACACGGCCTTATTCACCACTCTGTCTCTTTATAGGTGCTTCATCTACAGACAATGTGAGCCAGACCCTTGATGTTTCTGTCACGGAGGGCGACGCACTAAACATCACCTGCTGCTTCACCCTGAAGTCTGAAAGAATGAGGTTCAACTGGCAGAAAAATCAGACAGATGTCTGGAATCAGTCCAGCGTCGTGAATAACCAGTCTTCCTGTTCAACTTTGACCTTTTCCAACATCAAAATAGAGGATTCAGGGAAATACATCTGCAACGTGAATGCGGAGATACCGTTTCATGTCGAGGAGGAAGGAAATGGTACCGTCATCACAGTTAAGCCCAGAGGAAGCGCAGGTGGGTAACAAAACACCACGGCTTGATAATGTTGAATAAGGGTTTAAAAAATACCTGGTTTGCAAATGGATAaaactactaataataatgtgtgttaAAAAATTGCCATATGGCTTTTTCTGTAAATAAAGGCTTTATATCGCCTTTAAAACGGCAGATCAGTCAAATCTAGCTTGTTTTATGTATAGTAAGTGCTGAGTGCAAGGTTTTTAACAAATGTGCTTTTTCTTCATCTTAAAGTGCAACCTATATAGTCTCCATTTCAAATTACCATAATCATAACTTATGTAATTATCATTGTTATTTCTTCCCCCCCACCAGAAAATCCAGATGTCCCTGCGGCTCATTCTGCTGTAGTCCCCATAATACTTGTCTCGGCTCTTGTGGGTCTGTTGCTCCTCATCGCGTTCGGCTGTTACTGCATTCTGCGAATCAGACATGGTACAAGTAAAACTTTTATTGTTGTATTACATTATAAACCCAAATGACACATTGTCCTGTAGATCAAATGGGCAGATCAGTCAAATTAGAAGAACACACTTTTTTCTCCCACGTACTTAATCGTGCAGATTGTTTAAGATTAGTCTGTGAATTATCCATAACGATATTGCGTTTGATTTTGAAACATTCTTGATGTTAttcatttaatatatttatgtcCGTGCCCAAAACTAAATCCCTTCACTTGTATTGGTTGGGCACAATAAAACCAGATAATATCATCAGCTTTGCACATGAGTAAATACATTTCCGCGCATTAGCAGATTAGATTCACGAGATTACAGCTTCAGTTTCTCATAAATGTTGCGCAAATGAGCTGGCAGTCACACGCCCTAGCCGCTTTCAATtggtaaaactgtaaaaattgtgtttattcaatTCCATGTTTATCTTAGAGGATGGTTTTCAAGGTGGAGTTGTACCTGGGGCGGGTAAAAATGTAACACCTCCGAAAAATACTTAAACGGCACGGCAAACTTCAATCTCAATCATATTCCTATTATAACTCTTCGATATTGTCAATAAAAGTGACAATAgttattttataaatgaataatttatacTTGCTGTTTTACTTGTGCTATCCACCCACGAAGTGCGACCCGAAGCAGACACAGTGAAACATTCGTTTTATATTTCGAGTCAAGCTTCTGATAGTCCACTACTCACTGTTGTTTCAGTAAAAGACGTCATTGCACTCTTTTctatcacatttttattttcactgtccaagcgctttattttgaaagcctAATTTTGGAGCATTTTTATTTAGTCTGGGGCACTAGATTTAAAACAAGGTAGGACAGGGGATCATTTAATGAAAGTGTAAAGAACTCAGAATTCAACCAGGTGGTACTACTGAAAATGAGAACATTACTAACAGGATTAGTTTCTGTGTCGCAACTGTATATTTCATTGTTTTGGGCAACTGCTAATTatttgtgtttgcgtgtgtgtgtgtttgtgtgcatatgttatgtgtgtgtggctccacGGGTTCAGCACATGCAGTCAGGGTGATCTACGAGGTTCCCCACATTGACTCCGAAGAGGCAGATATGGATAAACACagcaccagctcctccacaggctcTTCTCAGTGGGTGAGTCAAATGGCAGCATGTCAgcggctcacacacacacgcacgcacgcacgcacgcgcacacacacacacacacacacacacacaagatttcAATACTTACTGACAAGAAATAAgaaatttaattattatatgTTTACACATGCTTTGTAGCTGGCCAGACATTTTCCCCTATAAGTCTTGCATCGTTTAATTAGACAACATTATATTATAAGGTTGGAGCAATATAAAGAAATCCAGTAAGTTTGAAATACAATGTCCATGTTAAACCTCTTCGGCTGCTCAAAAAGCGGCAACTTCCAGTGGTGAGACATTTTTACGAAATATAACTGACATCCTGTTTCTGACTAAGTGTGCCTGTGGGTCACACCTACTCAGTTTTATGTTTTCACAATATAATGTCTTTTGACCTTTGGGCACCACAAACCCATTAGACTTTTTAATACTAACCTTTAGTTCAAATCTTTCTGGCTCTTTCAGTGTCAGGTACCAGTGTATGAATCCTTTGATTACTTTGAACGGGTGAAAAGCAAAGAAAGTGGATGAGGATCTACTCAGCTCATTTCGTCATCTTCCAGCATTTTCTGCATATACTTTTCTTCATGTCAATAATGTACAATAATTTACCTATCTCTACATTGATTCTGTAAAAGATGTATAAAAAATTCTATAAACTGTagttttttaaagtattttctgtatttactttttcttcatgtgaataatgTCAAAGAATTAACTCAGATCCATATGGATTATATAAAAGCttatatatttgaaaatatcTGACTATTTTTCTATAAACTGCATTTTATTCCTCTTTGTGGATGACATTCTTTTCAGAAAcgatatggtgtgtgtgtgtgtgtgttcatttacaGACGGTATTACTTGTCTCACACTGAAAGGGTTTGACGTGATCACACTGTTGTTTGTCCACATCAGTGAGAGGTGTTGAGGCAGAAGCAGAGATGCAGGTCCCACGGTGACTTGTGCCTACAGTGAGGACTCTGAGAGGAAACTGTGGTGTTGAGGGGTTGTTGCATAATAGGtcagggacaggaagtggaaacaacGCCTGTGACGGTCGAAGTAGCATTGTGCGTACATTCACCACACAAGGCCCTCCAAGTGGATACAAAACATCTATAAAGATACATACTGGCTCTTACTGTAAATGCATTTTGACCATGCTTTCCAGTCATTATCTTAACATCATTCATATCACAATACACATGCTCATACATTTCTGTCCCAAGACAATGTTAGTAAAACACATTTCGAAAAAAATATGCACAAAGAATAGAAGAGCTGACTTTTTACCATCATGTTATCATTCAATGTTTAGCACAATGTCGACATTTGTTCATTAATGAAACTCGAGTTGAGTTGGAGGTTAACACTTAATATCAAAAGAGCAACTGGGACAAAAGTTGTGAAGCTGTAGCTGCTTGAAGACAAGAAATTAAGCCAATGGGTGACAGGTACTTCAAACCCTCCATCTAACACAGAATGATCAAATGTTTGTGCTTAAGATTGAACATTTTCACTGACTGTGTCGCTTTGCTTTGCGTCTCTTATCCTAATATTGactatcatttttatttctcccttAAGGTCTGCATTAACAACGCTAAGCATTGTTTGTGTTAGcattacaaacatttacaacattGCATCTTTGTTCTTTCATGGTTTGCATGCCAGAGTGTTAGCATGTACACCAGATGGCACTAAAACCCATATCACATGATCTCTGTGTTACATTTCTACTTTATTGCTCTGCGGCTGTGATAAAGTCAATGAGTTTAACGATACTGGCCTCATTAGCAGCAAAGTCTCAAACAGAAACGCAAACCTGTCAGCCTGCTTCTGATTAAAAGAATGTGAAAGACACTCCTTCAAATGCACGTTTAAGTGTTCCACCCTTCACGTGCATGTACCAAGGTGGAACACTTTAACGTGCATGTACCAGGGTAGGACACTTTAACGTGCATGTGAAGGAATGTCTTTCACTTGCACAGAAAGAAGGAGTGTCTTTCTTTCCTGCAAGAGCTGTGATAAAACCACCTTTCTTTTGTTTGCAGAAGAAGGCCACGTAGAAACACATTCACCACATTAGTGGGATATAGAAGTAGCTACTTTATATTCTACACTTGTGTCTTTGACATGTCATTCAAGTGGATGACATGGAGTCCAATTTATTAAACGCATACGGCTgtaacacacagaaaaatacataaacatacatgtacatgAAGTGtgtacacaaacacgcacacaaacgcacgcaagcacacatgcgcacacacacacacacacacacacacacacacacacacacacataagattTCAATACTTACTGACAAGAAATTGAATTATTATATGTTTACACATGCTTTGTAGCTGGCCAGACATTTTCCCCTATAAGTCTTGCATCGTTTAATTAGACAACATTATATTATAAGTTTGGAGCAATATAAAGAAATCCAGTAAGTTTGAAATACTTTGTCCATGTTAAACCTCTTCGGCTGCTCAAAAAGCGGCAACTTCCAGTGGTGAGACATTTTTACGAAATATAACTGACATTCTGTTTCTGACTAAGTGTGCCTGTGGGTCACACCTACTCAGTTTTATGTTTGCACAATACAAGGTCTTTTGACGTTTGAGCACCACAAACCCATTAGCCTTTTATATAGCCTtatctgacatttgtgtttgtacTATTATACTAACCTTCAGTTCATATCTTTCTGGCTCTTTCAGTGTCAGGTACCAGTGTATGAATCCTTTGATTACTTTGAACGGGTGAAAAGCAAAGAAAGTGGATGAGGATCTACTCAGCTCATTTCTTCATCTTCCAGCATTTTCTGCATATActtttcttcatgtgaataatgTACAATAATTTACTTATCTCTACATTGATTCTGCAAAAGATTTCCAAAAAATTCTATAAACTGTAATTTTTCAAgcattttctgtatttcctttttcttcatATGAATAATGTCAAAGAATTTACTCAGATCCATATGGATTATGTAAAAGCTTATATATTTGCAAATATCTGACTACTTTTCTATAAACTGCCTTTTACTACTCTTTGTGGATTACATTCTTTTCAGAAACGatattgtgagtgtgtgtgtgtgttcatttacaGACGGTATTACTTGTCTCACACTGAAAGGGTTTGACGTGATCACACTGTGGTCCACATCAGTGAGAGGTGTTGAGGCAGAAGCAGAGATGCAGGTCCCACGGTGACTTGTGCCTACAGTGAGGACACTGAGAGGAAACTGTGGTGTTTAGGGGTTGTTGCATAATAGGtcagggacaggaagtggaaacaacGCCTGTGCGGTCGAAGTAGCATTGTGCGTACATTCACCACACAAGGCCCTCCAAATGGATACACAACATTTATAAAGATACATACTGGCTCTTACTGTACAGGCATTTTGACCATGCTTTCCAGTCATTATCTTAACATCATTCATATCACAATACACGTGCTCATACATTTCTGTCCAAAGGCCATGTtagtaaaacacatttcagaaaaaATATGTTGACATTTGTTCATTAATGTCACTCGAGTTGAGTTGGAGGTTAACATTTAATATCAAAAGAGAATCTGGGACAAAAGTTGTGAAGCTGTAGCTGCTTGAAGACAAGACATTAAGCCAATGGGGGACAGGTACTTCAAACCCTCCATCTAACATCGAATGATCAAATGTTTTTgcttcagatttaacattttcactgacTGTCGCTTTGCTTTGCGCCTCTTGTCCTAATATTGACTTTGTCATTTGTATTTCTCCCTTAAGAACTGCATTAACAACGCTAAGCATTGCAATAATTGGTCTGTACATTGCTCTGCGGCTGTGATAAAGTCAATGAGTTCATCGATACTGGCCTCATTAGCAGCAAAGTCTCAAACAAAAACGCAAACCTGTCAGCCTGCTTTGGATTAAAATAATGTGAAAGACACCTTTCAAATGCACGTTTAAGTGTTCCACCCTTCACGTGCATGTACCAGGGTAGGACACTTTAACCTGCATGTAAAGGAATGTCTTTCACTTGCAGAGAAATAAGGAGTGTCTTTCTGTCCTGCAAGAGCTGTGATCAAAAAACCACCTTTCTTTTGTTTGCAGAAGAAGGCCACGTAGAAACACACTCACCACATCAGTGGGATATAGAAGTAGCTACTTTATATTCTACACTTGTGTCTTTGACATGTCATTCAAGTGGATGACATGGAGTCCAATTAGTTAAACGCATACGGCTgtaacacacagaaaaatacataaacatacatgtacatgAAGTGTGTACACACAAAGGCACGCAAGcacacatgcgcgcacacacacacacacctagctCCTACCCCATTGTCTTCCATTGATTTTAGGTATACTTACTCTGACCATAACCATAGGTAGTACTTgcataaccctaacccctacCTAAAACTAAACCTAACTTTAACCTTACCATAACCCACCCTTAACCTTGTCTTAAATTAACCGGAACCTAAACCTGACATTAacccagtgattctcaaactgtgtggagGCATGACAGGTGgtgcgcgcgaccgggaggaggaaatgtgatgTGGAACTAATATTagagccgaactaatgttttcacgtctgcatctctttaacggcggagcagtaaacaaatcgctctttcgccgtagccagtggtcggcagcccgcggcttcagcccct is a window from the Limanda limanda chromosome 22, fLimLim1.1, whole genome shotgun sequence genome containing:
- the LOC133028852 gene encoding uncharacterized protein LOC133028852, translating into MKLLLSSLLLGSLCAISSRSASSTDNVSQTLDVSVTEGDALNITCCFTLKSERMRFNWQKNQTDVWNQSSVVNNQSSCSTLTFSNIKIEDSGKYICNVNAEIPFHVEEEGNGTVITVKPRGSAENPDVPAAHSAVVPIILVSALVGLLLLIAFGCYCILRIRHAHAVRVIYEVPHIDSEEADMDKHSTSSSTGSSQWGAESQERVDKMMKDLDQNGDQEIDVMEYMSLGQAIAPSAHQEALAKKPTVSLVQAVAVVHKTYAAPYWQLATILLMETFKRYAGVEGKKDTLTKKEFKTLLYAEMPIFDKGAESQERFSKMMKDLDQNGDQEIDFMEYMSLVASITECLNEVYKE